A section of the Ensifer adhaerens genome encodes:
- a CDS encoding cysteine hydrolase — MSRIADQVTAVSARFPERTIFTRFQPPPSADQMPGMWRSYYEKWPMMTAARMDPGLIDLIYPLQSLVPPARILNKRTYSPWITGRLERALALEKVETVVVTGGETDVCVMATVLGAIDLGYKVIVLKDGVYSSLDETHDAWLPSEIHRGTLAEPSSCHSVWTPTRRKEPPADSATGPDLAIGRL, encoded by the coding sequence ATGAGCAGGATTGCTGACCAAGTGACGGCGGTTTCCGCCCGTTTCCCCGAACGCACGATCTTCACGCGCTTCCAGCCGCCACCTTCCGCCGATCAAATGCCGGGCATGTGGCGGTCCTATTACGAGAAGTGGCCAATGATGACTGCGGCGCGCATGGATCCGGGACTGATCGATTTGATCTATCCCCTCCAAAGCCTGGTGCCGCCCGCGCGTATCCTCAACAAGCGCACCTATTCACCCTGGATCACTGGAAGACTGGAACGAGCGCTTGCTCTTGAAAAGGTCGAAACTGTCGTCGTCACCGGCGGTGAGACGGACGTATGCGTGATGGCGACGGTACTCGGCGCAATCGATCTTGGCTACAAAGTGATCGTCTTGAAGGACGGCGTTTACAGCTCGCTCGATGAAACCCACGACGCCTGGCTTCCGTCCGAAATTCATCGTGGGACACTGGCGGAACCATCATCTTGCCATTCAGTTTGGACGCCGACGCGGCGGAAGGAGCCGCCGGCGGACTCCGCAACAGGTCCGGACTTGGCAATAGGTCGGCTTTAA